The region TTAAGGTCACTGCAACCCGGAATCTTGCCATTAGCACAATCATCAAGCCAACTGCACCATGTTTTATCAGCTACGATGACTTTCTTGACTCTTGGAAGCAGTGAGAGGATGGTCAACAGCCGAGCTGCATGCCTGCGGATATGAGCTGTGGGGGGAACTCGGACACTAGCTGGATCATTTATATCTAATCTAGGTGGTTCCTCGCCTTCATTTGACTTTCTCTCCTGCCCCTCATGCGCTCTTGATGATGCATCATAAGCTTCCATAGCAGCCAGTCTCTCATAATCATCATTCAACAAAAATCGCCTCAGCAAACATAAAATGCCGAAATCTACAATCTTGTCCTGAGACTCAGAGTCTTCTGCACAAACTTCAGTGAGTGCCTTAATACCTTTAAGGGTTGCCAAGGCAGAGTCTGCAGCACCAAATTTAGGTAGACTATCCTTTTTCAAATTTTTAAATGGCCCTGCTAAAGGTTCCAGAGAAAGAAAGTCTGCCAGTGGGGATATATCAGAATTAGACACAGCGCTCAGTTGTTTCGCTGCCAGATTAACAACAGCACTAGAAAGCTGATTTGCAACTTGTGCAGCAGAAGCAATATTTGCATTATTGATTAAAGTCTGCAAAAGTTAAGACAGCTAAAATATAAATCAAAAGTTGACTTGGAATTGAAGCAGCACAATCAGATAATTATAGCCTGCGTGCTTTTTAACAGAAAGAGACAAGATTATTGTTATACCTTCACTTTATCACTTTTTGGTTGACTGGCTCCTTTATCAATTGATTTCTTGATGGAATTTTGTACTTCGTTTAACAGCATAACCAACCATCCTTGGGAAAGTGGTACTGATTTTGCTCCATAGTCTTCAAGGATCTGAGACAGAATTTTTATGGAAGAATTTCGTATAGTATCAGAAGAAAATGTTCCAAAAACCCAGGGAATGAGAATGCCTGACCACTTTTGACTCTCCTCAAAAGATAAATGACGATCCCCATTACAAAGTAGCTCTAATGCCTTTGCTACTGCTTCTTGCACCTGCTTATGCTTTGTTGTCTTAGCAATGTCTCTCATCGAATTAAGACCCTTCTCCATCACTGTTTTCTGCACCCCAGAACTCCTCTCAACAGATAAAAGAAAAGCAGAAAATGCTACCCGAGCCAACGAAACATCTTCATGCCTGCATGCATGAGATATAGTAGAGAGAAGATTGGAACTCCAATCAGAAACAGATTCATTCAAAGGCATATCACGATCTTCTAAAAGCAACCGCACCACCAAACTCGCATGCCATTTTACAGATCTCTCAGGTGCCATTAGAGCAGACAGGACAGCATTTCCATCTTGATCTAGCTCATGAATACGAGATCTATTCAACTGTGATGCCGTTGCCCAATTTGCCAAGGCCCAGGTGGCAAAAGGAACAGCAACATGTTCACAGTGCAAATCATCCCAGAGACCAGGAACAACGACAGAGGACATATTTTGTTTTACCACCGAGTCATCAAACTTATGATACACAAGGGCTGTCGGTGTACCGCACTTCAACGGTTTTTCAGGACCAAAATCTGTTGTCGATATACCATGATTCAACGGTTCTTCATGATCAAAATCAGTATTATCCAACTCCATTGCATCACGAGTCCTCGAAAGTCCTAAAACAGTAGTACCTTCAAGTATCTTGATTCCAATCCCTTTCTTTCCTATCccaccatcatcatcatcatcatcggGAGGCTCGTCCAAATGCAAACCCCCTTCCTCGATAACTTGTAAGGCTGCAGCAATATCTCTGGTTTCAGCATTTCCTGGCAAAGACGGCTTAAAAGATATACTGTCTGCATTGTCACAGCTGGAAGTAACAACGTCCATAATAGCAGCCACAAGCATGCTCCTACCTTtcaaagaatcagaaacatcaaATGCACTACGTCTTGAACTTTTCTGAAATAAAAAGTTATGAACTGCATTATTATAGAAAAACGACAACGTCTACAAATTCAAACTAGGTCATGTTTCAAGCTAAGTAAAATCGATAATTACAACTCAGACTCAAAACCTATACATAAAACCAGTTACCGTTTTATTCTTGGAACGCCGAGGCTTGCAAGAGAAGATAAACCTCAGAAGATTCGGAACAGCGTGAGGTCGCGCAAACACGGCAGCAGAAACATCAGGATCCGCAATCAAATACGCCAGCGCTCTCGCCGCTTCCGCCTGAGTACCTCCGCCAGCGTCTTTCACAACAGCGACAGAATCAAGGAGCCAATCCACGACAGCACCACCACCGGCACCAACAATCGCAGCTCTCCGACTGGAATTCGCCGCAGCAATGTCCGCGAGCAACGCCGCGACACGAATCTCGAAGCCAGAGCGGACTTCATGGTTCGCCGACGACAACACCGAACGTAACGACTGCCATAGCACAGTGGCGGCAACACCAGTTCGTTTAACATGGTGGAAAATCCGGTTAACAGAGTCGGCGGACCGATGCACGGCGGTGGTATAGAAAGGATTAGCTTCTCCGGTTGCATCAGATTGATGTTCGCGGCCGTAATCGTAGGAGATGAATGCGACGGAGGCAACGACGGCGGCGGAGATGGCAACAACGGAGGTTCTGGAGAGAGATGAAGAAGTAGTTAGAGGAGAGAGAGTTTTAGGAGTTTGTTGAGGGGCAATTTGGGAATTTTCTAATGGTTTTTCGGGTGAATGTGAATTGAGATGGTTGttggaagatgatgaagaaatGTATTTGCGGGGATGATAGGAACGAAGAAGGGGTTGGGTTCTGAAACAGAATCGATGCATTGTTTGTTAATTTAGTTTTATTTAGTTTTTATgattattatcattattattgCCGCAATGTGATgagaataataataataatatcatggttttggaattggTATTTAGAATATGTGTAAGAGAAGAGAAGAAGGTCGTTGATTGATTGACTTGAGTGTTTTCGTTCTTGTGGAGATGTTTTCAGAGGCGAAGATGGCGGGAGTGTATCTCGGTTTTGTGTGTGAAATGAAAGAAACTTGACAAGATTGTGAGTTTGTCTATATATGGATTTAGGAATTTTGTAAGAGAATATGCTATGCGAAATTAGGaaccattttttttaaaattattttatccATAGGATGCTCCCACCATTATAAAATGATTTAGCATCGCACTTTTTTTATTTAAGTGATGAGGTATTCTATTTTATTAGAATTTAATTCGAAGATACATTTTTATATTGGTTGATTTTGAGATGTGTCTACgtaaaaaaaaaaattaattaaaaattaatgAGTTATTCAGAGATGTATTTTTGAACGCTTTTATTTCATACACTCGCGTTAGATTCTTCCTTTTTCCTCCTTCACTTTTTGAAAACTCATTCAAAAAATATCATTTTACCTCTTTCTCATCCATTCAAGCTTCTACCATTTGATCTCTTTCTCATTCATTCAAGCTTCTCATCCGTTCAAGTTTCTATGAAATTTTTCCGAGCGAGTATGATGTAATGTTATTTTTCCGAGCGAGTGATGCATTAGTTTGGGTAATCTCAGATTATTCTGATACCCCTTCATCGTCCGCTCCCTCTACCGTCTTCCGTAGAGATCTTGATGTAATACTAGATTATTCTGATACCCCTTCATCGTCCGCTCCCTCCACCGTCTTCCGTAGAGATCTTGATGTAATACTAGAGGATTTTGAGAGTCACTTAGTACCAGAGGAGTAACGCATGATGCCAACTCTTGTATAATGGGCTTATATTGATGAATACATGATATGGTTATATATGGTGTCACACCTTATCATGACACTAGACACTTCTGGAATACCATATAGGTCATCTAATCAAGAGGTACTAGAGGCTAAGGATGGTCACACCGAGGATGTGGCGGCAGTGTGTCGGTGTATTATGGATATGGGGAGATCGAGCATATAGGCTAGACTTTTGGAGGAAGGTAGTCCTCACTTGGCCCTCGTATAAGCCATGATTGTTGAGGTACAGAATTCCTTGTGGTATAGGCAGAGGAGAAGTtggggtggggggggggggggggtaaatATACCTAGTACGTTATGTTTGGctgtattttttttaaaatttcttTGAGTATTTATAAAATAACTAGAGAAAGTGGacttaattaaaattaataagTCTTTCAAATATTCCTAACGGAAAGATCCATGTCCGCAATTCTAAACGAGTTTAAAAGTGCAAAGACTTATTGAAATATAAATAGTGTACCGTCACATTTTATTTATTACATAAAGTACTAATATTTTGGAAAACCCTGTTTGCCCCCGTGCACGCTTCAAGAAACGTATTCAATAATTCCTTTTTCCTTCCGTACCTAAAATCATAATTGTAAATGGTCAATTTCCTTATCCATACTGATTCATACTCACCATAAGCAAATATCACAAAATAATAACAAAACTTCACCAATTCAAAATATAATTATTAGTCCTTTCATataaaatgttttttttatatcatatgaaatgcaatatgacTCTGGCGACTACATGACGCACACAAATGATCCGGATAAATAAAGCTCATTCCAATGGGAAACTGCCACACAGGCTCCTGCCACAAAGGCCGAAAAACATCAAATTTGCCACAAAGGCCGAAAGCGTCAATCTTACCACAAAGGCTACTGCCACAAAGGCCGAAAGCGTCAACTTGCCACAAAGGCTTAACACAATGACACCTCTATACATCCTATATGATGCATGTCTCAATAATATAAGAAGTCATTCTCCAAAAGTACAGGTGACTAGAGATTGCCAAAAACTAGTCCTTATCATTATCTATTTTTATTTTCCTTTGATTTTTATAAACTAGTCATCAACAGAGAGATATAATCTTCACAAATTTTATGATAATATAATTATATTCATAATGTCTATACATTTTGTGACAATATAGTTATATTTATAATATCTATAAATTTTATGATAACATTATTATATAGGTATCAACTTAATAGTATACCACATATAATTTTTTCCCCAAAATATGTGGTGGAAAAAATAAAGAATAAATAAACATGCAGCAATCCAAATCAATACCACCAAGATCGAAATGAAACTTCGCACTTAAATAATATACTTCATTCTTATagataaataattaataaaacTATCATCACAGGACATATAATGTGAATTCTTTATTTATTGATTCGTTTTAGTAGAAATTGTAAAATTTCTATAAccaaattaataataataattacgCCATATTTTCTCACACATTTGTTTTTGGTACAAATTGTTTTACTACATCTACTGTACCTCTATGCTCAATCATTTCTCACTGTCTATTTAATTTTGAGAAGGTTAATATTATCATGGATTAAGATATGATGTCTTGGAATGAGTTCTATTTTTATTAAAAATAGATGAAGAAATCTAACTAGATCATGAGAAAAATGAATAGCTCTTACATTACCATACTGAAAAATTTATATGCATACTAAATTTTAATTGTTTATCACTATATGAAAATATACATATAGTCATTAACATATGGTATCTCATAAACAAGTTACATAGATAAtcaaatgcaagataaaaataTATTGAAAACCTAATCAATTAAATTTAATACAAGATCAACAACATACAACTAATACATGAATCAAATGAATATATATAGTTAGATAATAATACAtctttttgtttattttgattttttttattagaTAAATATTTCACTATCATTTTACAACATTGTCCTATGTAGCATGAGTGTATGGGGAAAAAACCCTTACCTTGTGCGCTTTCTAACTTTGAACGATCAAGTGATTAATGCTCACTTTTATTAAGAATTTCCGTAGAAATGCCCAAGATAAGTGGTAGTAAAAAGAGAGTGATgattttgtttgtgtattttttCTTTTCACATGTGAGATGAGATGAGTTTGTGAGTATGTATAGGAGTGGGAAGTTGGAAAATAAGAGGAATATGAGTGGCTCCTAATAAAAGAAGCACTAGATTAAACTAATCAATTAACTAAAAAATTTAGGATAGTGGAATGTGTATAGTAtcattttattaaattaattCAATATTACTTTATTCCAACTCTTCAATTCCTAGTGCTCATAACACACTTATCTAGAATTGATCATTCTCACTTAAATGATATTTCACATTACTTTTCTATACATATGTTATGTATCCTTTTGTTTTCCTCACTCATAATTATCACAATTCATATAATAGCATATGCACTGCTTAATTCCTTAAAACTTAAATTAGAAAATAATAAGACACATATTCTTTTATTTTAGACTTATTGAATATATTAATTCAAACTTAATTTATGAAATGCTACTAACAATAACAcatatatttttaaattttagattatttatttttccttaaactaataaattatttattatttattatagTCACACTAGATTAACTAATTTAAATAAATGTATAAAACATAAGATTTTacttatttaaataaaataaaaaattacaatCCTTGCTAAATTAACTATCTTAAGTGATTAAAAGATTTGATTTCATTAATGATAATTTAGTTAAAATAGAGAGTGCAATAAACCACTAAATCAATCACTAAAAAATATATGgttctaattatttaattaattaaataggATATTATGATTAACTATTTGaataaaataaataactaaaTAACTAGATGAGTCTAGTTAATTACTTAAAATAGAGGGTGTTACAGTATGCGTCTTCTTTCATATTTATGGGCTAAAATGATCTAAAATATGTTGgcctaaaaaatatcaaatttaGAACAAGGTTGTTGCTCATAAAGCATTCAGGAGGTGTTACTGAAATGCGTATCTAGATTAGGGATGACAATGGATACAATATAGGTAGGGTACTATAGTACCCGTCCCCATACCCGCAGTTTGAAAAAATTCTCGTACTTGAGCCCATACATGTATGGGCACCAACATTTGTACTTGTATCCTATGGGTACCTAGGTACCCATACCCATACACGTTTATCTGCATTTCTAATAAAAATAATTGATCAACTATAATTTATCATGTAATTTTAAGTATTTAGTAACACTAAAAAATTCAAGGATGTTATTGTTGAGTTAAGAAATAAATAAACATTTATATAAAAATTCATACAAGTTTAATAGTGATGTATTTAATAAATTTGATAAATTAACTTGTGTTCATGATAATAAAAGTAAAACGAGGTTCCAATATTTTCTTAAACAAGAGTTTGATAAATAAAACGAGTTGGAGAGATATTCTTTTTGTTTTTGTGTGATTAAAGAAAGCGGttgaatatgaatgaatgaattCAAAATATGCATGCCCgtttcattaatattaccattaaaatGACCAATTCAAAGGGAAATAGTAATTGACAAACAAGAAATAAATACAAGAACTCAAAATAATGAAATGGCCTAATGATCGCCAACATCAAGGAGATTCTCATGTGCTTGATTCATTGTTGGGCTAGACTTTTTCAGAGTTGGAGTTCGTCGTGCTCATTGAGACCGGTATGATACCCACTTCAACACCTATTCTTATCAACTTCTTCCACAACATTGACTGATGGACCAACATGGTCGAGAAAGGGATTTTTGTTGATATTAAGGCCTTGAGGCATAAACGAAATCGATTTGGGATCAATCAAAACATGTACCCTACTTTTAAGTACTTTACATTCCTCGGCTGAATGCCCCAGCGTGAAAGTCACATCTGACATTAGCATCGAAGCCTGATGGGTATGGAGGATGCAATGGACTCATCTACTTTGGCACCACCAATCCATTTTTGATCAAATATGGCAGTACTTGACTATATGGCATTAGAAAAAGGATCAAATGCCTCTTTGGACTTTAGGTGTACTGACGCTGCTACTGTGGAGCTTATTGCCGTTGGTATGGCTATTGATGTGGAActtgttgttgatactgagggGGACCTTAATTTGTAGGAGGATATTGACCATGTGGAAATAATGGTATATTATATGGAGGCTAGAAGGTTGTTGACATTGAACAACTAATACATACGGGTACTGATAGTGAGGCACCATAGGTGGAGCTTCGTGAGTTTCCATATTGCATCAATTCCATCCTCCTCTTCCTCTTAGGATTCACTAAGGGATTCACTATCGCTAGCCTGGATACTCGAGGTATCTAGGATTTTTTCACTTTTGAGCATGCTCTCGATGCGTTCTCTAGCTATCACCAGGTCAGAGAAGCTTGACGGCACACTGTGTAACACCCGAGGCCATAAAGGCCAGAGAGTGGTTACATGTTACATCCGAGGGGGAGTGAGTGGTTGTCGGTGAacgaggcatgacaatgagacactcctgACAGATTATAGGGAAAATCCAAATACACAtcagaatgagagggatcctgaggttgtgcaggtatgggactacatggttgaaggaaggcttataaggattaattgatactacctataccaacaagatgcatcttctttttggTAGCCTAATCAATAAGAATTtcatagttaagcgtgcttgacttggagtagtattgggatgggtgaccttaTGGGAAGTTCCCCAGAAAGCATGTaagtgaggacaaaacatgctgaaaagactcgtgttggtttgtgaggtcagtcggtaatcctgaaaaTAGTCTGGGACGTTACAAATGATATCAGAGTCATACTTCTCCCAATACGATATGGTTCGGGAACGAACCAAGCAGAAGCTGGTGGACATGTAACACCTGGGGCTAAAGAGTGGTTAAATGTTACACCCGAGGGAGGGGGAGTGGTTGTCGGTGCtcgaggcatgacaatgagacactcctagcagcttaTAGGGAAAAGCCGAATTCACATtggaatgagagggatcctgaggctgtGCAAGTATGAGACTACATGGTTAAAGtaaggcttataaggattaattggttCTACCTATACCAATAAGATGTATCTCTTTTTCGGTAGCCTAACCAATAAGAACTTCATAGTTAAacgtgcttgacttggagtagtattaAGATGGGTGACCTTTTGGGAAGTTTCCATGAAAGCAagtgagtgaggacaaaacatgttgaaaagactcgtgttggtttgtgaggtcagtcggtaatcctgaaagtaGTCTGGGACGTTACacactgttggtgtaagccctagaggccaatacattttggtacttgtatcgaataataaaaggcattctctttattatggttgattaataaagtccctagaatagatagtctgtttaatgtattaagtatgacttaatcatgagaacacattaaacataaggacactattcctaaagtatccgtagtcgagctttagtgtgaagtgggataacattaaagcattaagactattatgtttgtagactgatgatcatatctcatggatcatggataaagagttatcaagtcttaaacataggtatgaatattaggagtaatatttataccggattgacccgctatgagaatactatatagaaagttatgcaaagtgtcataagttattctcatggtgataatagtgtattccactattcgacctgaaaccactatggatcctagatgtagagtcgagtgctttattgctgatccaacgttgtccgtaactggataaccataaagatagttgatgggtactccacaaagcatgttgagggacatgagtgtcctagatggaatttgcccatcctgcgtaacaggataaatgtctatgggcccaatattgaactgaacaaggatgacacggtctatgccttgtgttcaatatagacataagggtaaaagggtaattatacacataattattatcacagatggttttgtcagatcacttgacattttcgtgtcttgggtagcagtgatgtgttgctagataccgctcactgtttattatgttaaatgcgtgatttaatataattgccaacgtcacgaaaacctacagggtcacacacaaaggacggattgatgagagatagagtaactaaggaataccgtaaggtacggtgcccttaagtgagttatagagcatcgtaaggtacgatgtacttgagtagaatacgaaatatggtaaggtaccatgagcttaagtgattttgggcatattataagatatgggccaaaatacacttaagtgggcttttagcttgaagcccacacaagtggttctataaatagaacccttgtgcagaagcaaaaatttgcggttgcattattttcgttttctatcacactctctctctctctcactcaaagccttcactcgtaccagctagcactgagattgaaggaacccgttcgtgtggactgagtagagacgttgtcatcgttcaacgttcgtgatcgcttcgtggatttgcatcaaaggttttgatcgtcacaagagatctgcaccaaaggtttcaaccgtcacaagaggtaaatattctatcactgatcatgaccattcgtaaggatctctaaaggagaaatttttaatttccgctgcgctttgggtcgcaattctccttcagacACACTGCCTATCATCCTTTCGAGGTATGAGCCTTACAAGGTACCCATAAACATATCAAATAGGTCCTTATTCAGCATTGGTGGTTGAACGCGAGCAATCTACTATCTCCATATTTGGGTGTACCCTTTGAACGACTCATTACCCTTATGAGTAAGATTTTGCAATTGAGTACAGTTCGGAGCCATATATGTGTTGTATTCTTAATGCTTCAGAAATTCCTTAGCCAAGTCTTTCCAGGTGTGGACATGACTTCGCTTTAGTTGCATGTACTATTCCAATGATGCCCCACTGAGGCTGTCTTTAAAACAATGGATGAGCAACTTGTCATTGCTAGAGTAAGCGACCATCTTTCGATAATACATCTTCAAATGAGTCTTTAGATAGATAATCCATTTGTACTTCTCAAAATCCATTATCTTGAACTTTAGAGTGATTATCACGTCTAACACTAAGTAATAGTCAAAAGCATCGAGCCTATAGGCATCATGCCCCTCCATGGCTATAAGCCTCTCTTCCAACACACGACATCTTTCAGTAATATCAACATCATATGGTCGTTCAATATTCACCACTGGGCTCGCCCCCTTGGGGATTTGGCGTGGGAAATGCAAACCTATGATACTCAATATCATCATGAGGTGAAGTGTTCCCATCTTGGACATTGGGATGCTCTTGTATAACAGGGTTCTCAACTAGGACTCGTAGAGGCTGATGTTGAGCCTATCCGTTTAATTAAGGTGGAATGACATTCTCGGTAACATCATTTTGCTGAATGTTGTCCTCTCTCTGTGTTAAAGCCGACACGGCCTCCACGAGTTGGTCTAGCTTGTTTTTCATCAAGTTAACATCTTCTCTTAACGCAACCTGATTTTGCTCCAACGGGTTCATGATTTTTCGAGAGTTGCTTCGAGTCCGATATGGGTGCCGAGAAATCAGTTGCTAGTTATGGACAAAGGCTAGATTGAGTTTTTTTTGTGTggagaaatgatatgcatgctGATGAAATGTGAGTGCATGAATTTTGTTTTTTCGATATGTAAGGAAAGTGAAATGCATGTTCAGGATCACGGGTACGCCATGTTTTGGTTAATTTGAGGATCAGAAGGAGGATATATAGGTATCTCTGATTAATGAAACCACATAGGCAGGGTCTATGGTTgtaggttcccagagtcatggattcTTCTCTGAAATATTATCGCCGCAATGACTACTCGTTAGACAACCATACCTCCAAGAtaatctactctaagtgaggtcTTTGTATTAACCTAACGAGTCCTACGTCTCACAGGTCCACACCACACAACCATCAAATCtaaggttctaaaaagttccctTCAGTCACAGACCCTTATTTGAAATATCATCGCCATAACGACTACTCGTTAAACAAGAATACTCTCAATATGATCAACTCTAGGCGAGGTTTTCATGCCAACCAAACGAGTCCTACGTCTATAAGGTCAAACACTACACAACTACCATCTTATGCTTAGGTGTTTTCTCTGACTTAGGTATAAAGCATGTCTCACACAATGCCAATAATAAGAGAACCCCGATAGTTCCATGAGAACCAATATCATATAGCAGTAGTAACACTAAAGAGGTAAAGAAAAGAAAGCGGAAGAAAGAAAGTAAACAAAGTGAACGCTCATTGCAAATCACATCAAATTAGGCTTGACTCTGTAGCTAAAGTGTGTTCCCCATCAGAGTCTACAATTGTCACATCATAAAAAATACGACTTACGAGCGTGTCGCACGCTCAGAGATGATTAAAtagagtcgccactgaactttatttattctaaagaaggaatgggaaaatatcgataaaacccttgAAAGAAATAAAATATGGTCGTCGCCACAaaattcgggt is a window of Lathyrus oleraceus cultivar Zhongwan6 chromosome 6, CAAS_Psat_ZW6_1.0, whole genome shotgun sequence DNA encoding:
- the LOC127091533 gene encoding uncharacterized protein LOC127091533, producing MHRFCFRTQPLLRSYHPRKYISSSSSNNHLNSHSPEKPLENSQIAPQQTPKTLSPLTTSSSLSRTSVVAISAAVVASVAFISYDYGREHQSDATGEANPFYTTAVHRSADSVNRIFHHVKRTGVAATVLWQSLRSVLSSANHEVRSGFEIRVAALLADIAAANSSRRAAIVGAGGGAVVDWLLDSVAVVKDAGGGTQAEAARALAYLIADPDVSAAVFARPHAVPNLLRFIFSCKPRRSKNKTKSSRRSAFDVSDSLKGRSMLVAAIMDVVTSSCDNADSISFKPSLPGNAETRDIAAALQVIEEGGLHLDEPPDDDDDDGGIGKKGIGIKILEGTTVLGLSRTRDAMELDNTDFDHEEPLNHGISTTDFGPEKPLKCGTPTALVYHKFDDSVVKQNMSSVVVPGLWDDLHCEHVAVPFATWALANWATASQLNRSRIHELDQDGNAVLSALMAPERSVKWHASLVVRLLLEDRDMPLNESVSDWSSNLLSTISHACRHEDVSLARVAFSAFLLSVERSSGVQKTVMEKGLNSMRDIAKTTKHKQVQEAVAKALELLCNGDRHLSFEESQKWSGILIPWVFGTFSSDTIRNSSIKILSQILEDYGAKSVPLSQGWLVMLLNEVQNSIKKSIDKGASQPKSDKVKTLINNANIASAAQVANQLSSAVVNLAAKQLSAVSNSDISPLADFLSLEPLAGPFKNLKKDSLPKFGAADSALATLKGIKALTEVCAEDSESQDKIVDFGILCLLRRFLLNDDYERLAAMEAYDASSRAHEGQERKSNEGEEPPRLDINDPASVRVPPTAHIRRHAARLLTILSLLPRVKKVIVADKTWCSWLDDCANGKIPGCSDLKLQSYARAALLNIFCNDQINGGSGSTGPSGGVVNNYNMCPRYDDMIFLINSHLPHWKCPNETYPQGSFSKGIHVATSAVVEDGSKSLNDGTCSCGSIDSTKCSRDADCPPLDVVFVHGLRGGPYKTWRISEDKSSTMSTLVEKIDEEAGKLGTFWPGEWLSSDFPHARLFTLRYKTNLTQWSGASLPLQEVSSMLMEKLVAAGIGNRPVVFVTHSMGGLVVKQILHTAKEEKHDNLVNNTRGIVFYSCPHFGSKLADMPWRMGFVLRPAPSIGELRSGSSRLVELNDYIRLLYKKSILDVLSFCETKVTPIVEGYGGWAFRVEIVPIESAYPGFGELVVLESTDHINSCKPVNRLDPSYTETLKFLQKLKACYT